A genomic region of Candidatus Eremiobacteraceae bacterium contains the following coding sequences:
- a CDS encoding D-aminoacylase, whose translation MLDVVLEHATIVDGTGAPSFRTDVALRGERIVRIGDCVGRDAAQRVDCRTLVVAPGFIDMHGHSDEALLALPTSDSKILQGVTLEVGGNCGASPGPFSQSTLAERRAELQSQYGLDQTWEDFGGFLDALDASPPSMNFCCLVGLGETRKAVGAVTPGPLTKELLERQRALVREACERGAIGISSGLIYQPGSFADVDELEDLACAARDAGSPLYASHIRSEGDQLVEAVEEALSVGRRAGVAVQLSHHKASGRKNWGKVHDTLALVERARLSGVDVVLDQYPYKASSTGLDVILPVDVNVGTRREIADRLGDPAYFALTAGRIALEYGGRWDEVLIASVASERNRHFEGLTVAGIAEQTGDAPAAAALALLRDESLDVAAIYFTMCEDDLRAVLQYANTCIGSDATVRALEGITARGKPHPRAFGTFPRLLKRYVRESRLLSLEEAVRRATGLAAGRLGLRERGLIAEGYFADLVLFDPATVADLATYEEPHRYPAGIHSVFVNGSAVVRDGRITGARPGRVLRRGRDL comes from the coding sequence ATGCTGGACGTCGTGTTGGAACACGCTACAATCGTCGACGGTACGGGCGCGCCAAGCTTCCGCACGGATGTCGCGCTACGTGGCGAGCGCATCGTGCGCATCGGCGACTGCGTGGGCCGCGACGCGGCGCAACGCGTGGACTGCCGCACGCTCGTCGTCGCACCGGGATTCATCGACATGCACGGCCACTCCGACGAGGCGCTGCTCGCACTGCCGACCTCCGACAGCAAGATACTACAAGGCGTGACGCTCGAAGTCGGCGGCAATTGCGGTGCGTCGCCCGGGCCGTTTTCGCAGAGCACGCTTGCTGAGCGCCGCGCCGAACTGCAATCGCAATACGGCCTCGATCAGACGTGGGAGGATTTTGGCGGCTTCCTCGACGCGCTCGACGCCTCGCCACCTTCCATGAATTTCTGCTGTCTCGTGGGTTTGGGCGAGACGCGAAAAGCCGTGGGCGCGGTGACGCCCGGACCGCTCACAAAAGAACTGCTGGAACGGCAGCGCGCGCTCGTGCGCGAGGCATGCGAACGCGGCGCGATCGGCATATCGTCGGGGTTGATCTATCAGCCCGGCAGTTTTGCGGACGTCGACGAACTTGAAGACCTCGCTTGCGCCGCGCGCGATGCGGGCAGCCCGCTGTACGCGTCGCACATCCGCAGCGAAGGCGACCAGCTCGTCGAAGCTGTTGAAGAGGCGCTCAGCGTCGGTCGGCGCGCGGGCGTCGCCGTTCAGCTCTCGCACCACAAGGCGTCCGGCCGTAAGAACTGGGGAAAGGTCCACGACACGTTGGCCCTTGTCGAGCGGGCCCGTTTGAGCGGCGTCGACGTCGTGCTCGACCAATATCCCTACAAGGCGTCCTCCACCGGCCTCGATGTGATCCTGCCGGTGGACGTCAACGTCGGCACCAGGCGCGAGATCGCGGACCGACTCGGAGACCCTGCCTATTTCGCGCTCACCGCAGGCAGGATAGCCCTCGAGTACGGCGGCCGCTGGGACGAGGTGCTCATCGCCTCGGTCGCCAGCGAACGGAACAGGCACTTCGAGGGGCTGACCGTGGCCGGCATCGCCGAGCAGACAGGCGACGCCCCAGCCGCAGCTGCGCTTGCGTTGCTCCGCGATGAGTCGCTGGACGTCGCCGCCATCTACTTCACGATGTGCGAGGACGATCTGCGCGCCGTCCTGCAGTATGCGAACACGTGCATCGGCAGCGACGCGACGGTGCGCGCATTGGAGGGCATCACCGCTCGCGGCAAGCCCCACCCGCGGGCTTTTGGCACCTTTCCGCGGTTGCTCAAGCGCTATGTCCGGGAGTCGCGGCTGCTTTCGCTCGAAGAGGCTGTGCGACGCGCCACGGGTCTTGCTGCCGGCCGCCTAGGGCTGCGGGAGCGTGGGCTGATCGCCGAAGGCTACTTCGCCGACCTCGTGCTTTTCGATCCGGCGACGGTCGCCGATCTGGCCACATATGAGGAGCCTCACCGCTACCCTGCCGGCATTCACTCCGTCTTCGTGAACGGCAGCGCCGTGGTCCGCGACGGGAGGATCACAGGCGCCCGGCCCGGCAGGGTGTTGCGGCGCGGACGCGATCTTTAG
- a CDS encoding polysaccharide deacetylase family protein: MSRVWAGAMALAASMALFAGPAEAAIRPVAQPLPLAAPGVQTLHLSLERADQVWRVPMHRRLIALTFDDGPYPFYTPLLLHVLDRSHVAATFFCVGRSAQEFPELIDRIIEAGDEIGNHTFNHYALKGLSDEQIAEQIMEGGAILSTFVGRPLDLFRPPHGSYDRRVLEIAAAMGYRTVFWSDSPEDTKDISPALEVQRVLAQAEPGGIVLLHSGQYRTIESLPVIIDRLRARGYTFVTVGQLLASGNL, encoded by the coding sequence ATGAGCCGGGTGTGGGCAGGCGCCATGGCACTCGCCGCAAGTATGGCTCTGTTCGCCGGGCCTGCAGAAGCCGCCATTCGACCCGTTGCCCAGCCGTTGCCGTTGGCGGCGCCGGGAGTCCAAACGCTGCATCTCTCCCTCGAGAGAGCCGATCAGGTTTGGCGCGTCCCCATGCACCGGCGCTTGATCGCGCTCACTTTTGACGACGGTCCGTACCCGTTCTACACGCCATTGCTGCTGCACGTTCTCGACCGCTCTCACGTGGCCGCCACGTTTTTCTGCGTCGGCCGCTCGGCGCAAGAATTCCCCGAGCTGATCGACCGCATCATCGAAGCCGGCGACGAGATCGGCAATCACACGTTCAACCACTACGCGCTCAAGGGTCTCAGCGACGAGCAGATCGCCGAGCAGATCATGGAAGGCGGGGCCATCCTCTCCACGTTTGTCGGCCGGCCCCTCGATCTGTTCCGGCCGCCGCACGGCAGCTACGATCGGCGCGTCCTCGAGATCGCCGCAGCGATGGGCTACCGCACCGTTTTCTGGAGCGACAGTCCTGAGGACACGAAGGACATCTCGCCGGCGCTAGAAGTGCAGCGCGTGCTGGCACAAGCGGAGCCCGGCGGCATCGTCTTGCTGCACAGCGGACAATACCGCACGATCGAGTCGCTGCCGGTCATCATCGATAGGCTTCGCGCGCGGGGCTACACGTTCGTGACGGTCGGTCAGCTGCTGGCGTCGGGCAATCTCTAA
- the coaE gene encoding dephospho-CoA kinase (Dephospho-CoA kinase (CoaE) performs the final step in coenzyme A biosynthesis.): protein MIIGLTGGIGAGKSAVADFFSRMGATIIDTDVIAREVVKPPSAVLDSLAAEFGGAILKSDGTLDRAALAAAAFGDRLREARLNQLTHPAIRERTIAAMKAQPASAMVVLVVPLLLQTGFDAYCDRVVCVIAKRALRVERVVLRDGVLAAQVEARMAAQLSDEEYEIRADIVIRNDGDLAALQHEAKEAWAKLVRLRGNS, encoded by the coding sequence ATGATCATCGGCCTCACAGGCGGCATCGGCGCGGGCAAAAGCGCCGTTGCCGATTTTTTTTCGCGCATGGGCGCCACGATCATCGACACCGACGTCATCGCGCGCGAAGTCGTGAAACCGCCGAGCGCGGTGCTCGACTCGCTCGCCGCAGAGTTTGGCGGCGCCATACTCAAGTCCGACGGCACGCTCGACCGCGCGGCGCTCGCGGCGGCTGCGTTTGGCGATCGTCTTCGCGAAGCGCGCTTAAATCAGTTGACCCATCCGGCGATCCGCGAGCGGACGATCGCCGCGATGAAAGCGCAGCCCGCATCGGCGATGGTTGTGCTGGTAGTTCCATTGCTTCTGCAAACCGGTTTCGACGCGTATTGCGACCGGGTCGTGTGCGTGATCGCGAAGCGGGCGTTGCGCGTCGAGCGTGTGGTTCTTCGCGACGGCGTACTTGCCGCACAAGTCGAAGCGCGGATGGCGGCTCAGCTCAGCGACGAGGAATACGAAATTCGCGCCGATATCGTGATCCGCAACGACGGCGATCTCGCGGCGCTGCAGCACGAGGCTAAAGAAGCGTGGGCTAAACTTGTGCGGCTACGCGGCAACAGTTAG
- a CDS encoding S1 RNA-binding domain-containing protein has product MSDTNVVEPAQEADDEFALEQRLYEESLKTLDEGQVLHGLIVAKSNDELLVDIGGKSEGVVTSRELSSGISIADLKIGDTLEVLVHRIDGDGDGTMYLSEKRARALKTWEKVLEAHERNDAINATVTQVVKGGVLVDLGMRGFVPASQIRRHPVGNLDELVGKELRLKVIDLDHKRRRVVLSQRVVLEEELNQKKMELLSTLEAGQIREGTIVRLADFGAFVDLGGIDGLIHNSELSWSRIKHPSEVVQIGDKVMVEVMKFDADAKKVSLSVKHSLEDPWKTVPDQLVEGTVVPAQLIKATQNYLLVELLPGVTGMVPKSEFDAAAPPAQGETVQVRLLSINTGTRRITASLSKVNESSTEGSEVQDYLAGQEDSSGNTIGDAVAPAEEPPVEEPLVIEPPDIE; this is encoded by the coding sequence ATGTCCGACACAAATGTCGTCGAGCCCGCACAAGAAGCCGACGATGAATTCGCTCTCGAACAACGGCTCTACGAAGAGAGCCTGAAAACCCTCGACGAAGGGCAAGTGCTCCATGGCCTCATCGTCGCAAAATCAAATGACGAACTTCTCGTGGATATCGGCGGCAAGTCCGAAGGCGTGGTCACGTCGCGCGAGCTCTCGTCTGGCATCTCCATCGCCGACCTGAAGATCGGCGACACGCTCGAGGTGCTCGTCCATCGCATCGACGGCGACGGCGACGGCACGATGTATCTCTCGGAGAAGCGCGCGCGCGCGCTCAAGACCTGGGAGAAAGTTCTGGAAGCGCACGAGCGCAACGACGCGATCAACGCCACAGTGACGCAAGTCGTCAAAGGCGGCGTGCTCGTTGATCTCGGCATGCGAGGCTTCGTGCCGGCATCGCAGATCCGGCGCCATCCTGTGGGCAATCTCGACGAACTCGTCGGCAAAGAGCTGCGCCTCAAAGTCATCGACCTCGATCACAAGCGCCGGCGCGTCGTGCTGTCGCAGCGCGTCGTGCTCGAAGAAGAGCTGAACCAAAAGAAAATGGAGCTGCTCTCCACGTTGGAAGCCGGTCAGATCCGCGAAGGCACGATCGTGCGCCTTGCGGACTTCGGCGCATTCGTCGACCTCGGCGGCATCGACGGGCTCATCCACAACAGCGAGTTGTCGTGGTCGCGGATCAAGCATCCGAGCGAAGTGGTGCAGATCGGCGACAAGGTCATGGTCGAGGTCATGAAATTCGACGCGGATGCGAAGAAGGTCAGCCTCTCCGTGAAGCACTCGCTCGAAGATCCGTGGAAGACGGTGCCCGATCAGCTCGTCGAGGGCACGGTGGTTCCGGCGCAGTTGATCAAGGCCACGCAGAACTACCTCTTGGTAGAACTGTTGCCCGGCGTCACGGGCATGGTGCCGAAGTCGGAGTTCGACGCGGCGGCTCCGCCCGCGCAGGGCGAAACGGTGCAGGTCAGATTGCTGTCCATCAACACCGGCACGAGACGGATCACCGCGAGCTTGTCCAAGGTCAACGAATCAAGCACTGAAGGCTCCGAGGTTCAAGACTATCTCGCGGGTCAGGAAGATTCGTCCGGCAACACCATCGGCGATGCCGTCGCGCCCGCGGAAGAACCTCCGGTCGAAGAACCGTTGGTGATCGAGCCCCCGGATATCGAATAA
- the mutM gene encoding bifunctional DNA-formamidopyrimidine glycosylase/DNA-(apurinic or apyrimidinic site) lyase yields MPELPEVETIARGLRELIRGKRIRGVGVAWLRTVDERSLPLASLDGQRIVDVGRVGKYVAIVLEDGRTLTIHLRMTGSLLVGPASEPARRHERLRIDFDDGDSMKFDDPRKFGRVRLLQGDAAEVLAIGVDPFDRRLNAEMFAELLAGRRTPIKSWLLDQRRLAGVGNIYACEALFYAGIRPRRPAGRLTAAERIGLLKSLRRVLRRAIKHRGSSLNDYVDAEGKEGGFQKQFVVYGRVGLPCKQCRSPVRRILLAQRSTFYCSDCQR; encoded by the coding sequence ATGCCCGAACTGCCTGAAGTCGAAACCATCGCGCGCGGTCTGCGCGAGCTGATCCGCGGCAAACGCATCCGCGGCGTCGGCGTCGCGTGGTTGCGCACCGTTGACGAACGCAGCTTGCCGCTGGCGTCGCTCGACGGTCAGCGAATCGTCGACGTCGGACGTGTGGGGAAATACGTCGCGATCGTTCTTGAAGATGGCCGCACGCTGACGATCCACTTGCGCATGACCGGAAGCTTGCTGGTCGGACCGGCATCGGAGCCGGCGCGCCGGCACGAGCGCCTAAGAATTGATTTCGATGACGGCGATTCTATGAAGTTCGACGATCCGCGCAAGTTCGGCCGCGTACGATTGCTCCAGGGCGATGCGGCTGAAGTCCTCGCGATCGGCGTCGATCCGTTTGACCGGCGTCTCAACGCGGAGATGTTTGCGGAATTGCTCGCGGGACGTCGCACGCCGATAAAGTCGTGGCTGCTCGACCAACGCCGCCTCGCAGGCGTCGGTAATATTTACGCGTGCGAAGCGCTATTCTACGCGGGCATCAGGCCGCGCCGGCCGGCGGGCCGACTCACCGCTGCAGAACGGATCGGGCTGCTCAAGAGTCTACGGCGCGTGCTGCGACGAGCCATTAAACATCGCGGTTCAAGTCTAAACGACTACGTGGACGCGGAAGGAAAGGAAGGCGGCTTTCAGAAGCAGTTTGTCGTCTATGGGCGCGTCGGCTTGCCGTGTAAGCAATGCCGCTCCCCGGTACGGCGTATCCTGCTGGCCCAACGTAGCACCTTCTATTGCTCCGATTGCCAGCGATAA
- the polA gene encoding DNA polymerase I yields MSERKLLLLDVYALVYRAFFALPPLTTSSGAAVNAVYGFERMLARALASEKPSHAVACFDAGIPAERLAAMPTYKAQRPDMPNELRSQFPLVRKVLAAYGVAAVEVESEEADDCIATLATRASSQAFASVIVSGDLDLLQLVDQHCTVLTPKRGFSDLMRYDEAAVFERYGLRPSQLADYRGLKGDPSDNLSGVPGIGEKTAVKLIAQFGTLEEVLAHAREVKPDRIGALLVEHADLARRCRDVSLAKRTLPIALTWDECAYREPERERLAAMYNEFEFRGLFSRNEGRGDPKPEEVLGTSATATARAMPDRGRPQPKFRHILAATPADARDLLSRAMAQPEIALAAIGAPGAPPVAFAFAWPGSDAVVAPAPALLDDEKAHADFKNLLTADVPSKIVFGAKELARFGGRNGIVPRGVRFDLTLAYALLDPDRANTDLAGVAAAYGAPPVMPYDATAAPMELFGAGHGVSAEHASAAAAIATVAEPLQDDLANAGMSGVFNDIEMPLAAVLAHMEQAGFRLDIGELDRIRRKLDDAIAQATSAVHRLAGEEFNINSPKALGAILFEKLQMPGGSKKKTAWATGVEVLAPLASEHEIAARVLEYREVSKLKSTYVDALPALIDKRDGILHTTLNQLGAATGRLSSTNPNLQNIPVRSELGREIRLAFLPPTQGRVLLAADYSQIELRLFAHMSEDPTLIDAFKSGEDIHAYTARAVFAVPAGEPVPGELRRRAKAVNFGILYGMGSFGLAQSVGFSRGEARDFIAAYFARFPQIKQYIAGAIDKARVDGQVTTLLGRRRLLPDLKSPNHAMRAAAERVAINAPLQGSAADLIKLAMVRIARRIEEQRHPAQLLLQVHDELIFEVDMQALDALREDVRNAMENAMTLRVPLVVDFKSGPSWGDMA; encoded by the coding sequence GTGTCCGAACGCAAGCTGCTCCTTCTCGACGTCTACGCGCTGGTCTATCGCGCGTTCTTCGCGTTGCCGCCGCTCACCACGTCGTCGGGCGCGGCAGTCAACGCCGTGTACGGCTTCGAGCGTATGCTCGCGCGCGCGCTTGCCTCGGAAAAACCGTCGCACGCCGTCGCCTGTTTCGACGCGGGCATCCCCGCAGAGCGGCTCGCGGCCATGCCGACCTACAAAGCGCAACGGCCGGACATGCCCAACGAGCTTCGCTCGCAGTTCCCGCTCGTGCGAAAAGTGCTCGCGGCGTACGGCGTCGCAGCAGTGGAAGTGGAGAGCGAAGAAGCGGACGATTGCATCGCCACGCTTGCCACCCGCGCGTCGTCGCAGGCGTTCGCGTCGGTCATCGTCTCCGGCGATCTGGATCTCTTGCAACTGGTGGACCAGCATTGCACGGTGCTCACACCCAAGCGCGGATTCAGCGACCTCATGCGCTACGACGAGGCCGCGGTTTTCGAACGCTACGGCCTGCGGCCATCGCAGCTCGCCGACTATCGCGGGCTCAAGGGCGATCCGTCCGACAACCTCTCCGGCGTGCCGGGCATCGGCGAGAAAACGGCCGTTAAACTCATCGCCCAATTCGGCACGCTCGAAGAAGTTCTCGCGCACGCGCGCGAGGTGAAACCAGACCGCATCGGCGCGCTGCTGGTCGAACACGCCGACCTCGCCCGCCGCTGCCGCGACGTCTCGTTGGCAAAACGCACGCTACCGATCGCATTGACGTGGGATGAATGTGCCTACCGCGAGCCGGAGCGCGAACGTCTCGCCGCCATGTACAATGAATTCGAGTTCCGCGGTTTGTTCAGCCGGAATGAAGGTCGCGGCGATCCCAAACCCGAGGAAGTCCTTGGCACATCCGCGACCGCGACCGCTCGCGCGATGCCGGACCGAGGACGGCCACAACCAAAATTCCGCCATATCCTCGCCGCGACGCCCGCAGATGCGCGCGATCTGCTTTCGCGTGCGATGGCGCAACCTGAGATCGCGCTCGCCGCGATCGGCGCGCCCGGCGCACCGCCCGTCGCCTTTGCATTTGCGTGGCCGGGGAGCGATGCGGTCGTCGCACCGGCGCCGGCGCTGTTGGACGATGAGAAAGCGCATGCGGATTTCAAGAATCTGCTGACCGCGGACGTTCCGTCGAAGATCGTTTTCGGCGCCAAAGAGCTGGCGCGCTTCGGCGGCCGCAACGGCATCGTGCCGCGCGGCGTGAGGTTCGACCTGACCCTTGCATACGCGCTGCTCGATCCGGATCGCGCGAACACCGACCTTGCGGGCGTCGCAGCGGCATACGGCGCGCCTCCGGTCATGCCGTACGATGCGACCGCAGCGCCGATGGAACTGTTCGGAGCCGGGCACGGCGTTTCGGCGGAGCACGCTTCGGCCGCCGCTGCGATCGCCACTGTCGCCGAGCCGCTGCAAGACGATCTCGCCAACGCCGGCATGTCCGGGGTGTTCAACGATATCGAGATGCCGCTCGCTGCGGTCCTCGCGCACATGGAGCAGGCAGGCTTCCGGCTCGACATCGGAGAGCTCGACCGGATCCGCCGCAAACTCGACGATGCGATCGCACAAGCCACAAGCGCGGTGCACCGGCTCGCGGGCGAAGAGTTCAACATCAACTCTCCCAAGGCGCTCGGCGCGATTCTGTTCGAGAAACTGCAGATGCCCGGCGGATCGAAGAAGAAGACGGCCTGGGCTACGGGCGTAGAAGTGCTTGCGCCATTAGCGAGCGAGCACGAGATCGCAGCGCGCGTGCTCGAATATCGCGAGGTGTCTAAGCTCAAGTCCACCTACGTTGACGCGCTTCCGGCTCTGATCGACAAACGCGACGGCATACTCCACACCACGCTCAACCAGCTCGGCGCAGCCACGGGCCGCTTGTCGAGCACGAATCCAAATCTCCAGAACATACCGGTCCGCAGCGAGCTCGGCCGCGAGATCCGCCTCGCCTTTCTCCCGCCCACGCAAGGGCGCGTGCTGCTTGCGGCGGACTACTCGCAGATCGAGCTGCGTCTGTTCGCGCACATGTCGGAAGATCCGACGCTGATCGACGCGTTCAAGAGCGGCGAGGATATCCACGCCTACACCGCGCGCGCCGTCTTCGCCGTGCCCGCCGGCGAACCGGTGCCTGGAGAACTGCGCCGACGCGCGAAAGCCGTGAATTTCGGCATCCTCTACGGCATGGGCTCGTTCGGCCTCGCGCAAAGCGTTGGCTTCTCGCGCGGAGAAGCGCGCGATTTCATCGCCGCGTACTTCGCCCGCTTTCCGCAGATCAAACAATACATCGCCGGCGCGATCGACAAAGCGCGCGTCGACGGGCAGGTCACGACATTGCTCGGCCGACGCCGCCTTCTGCCCGATCTGAAATCGCCGAACCACGCCATGCGGGCCGCTGCCGAGCGCGTGGCCATCAACGCGCCGCTGCAAGGCAGCGCGGCCGATCTCATCAAGCTGGCGATGGTGCGCATCGCGCGGCGCATCGAAGAACAACGCCATCCGGCGCAGTTGCTCTTGCAAGTGCACGACGAGCTGATCTTCGAAGTCGATATGCAGGCGCTCGACGCGCTGCGCGAAGACGTCCGCAATGCGATGGAAAACGCGATGACCTTGCGCGTGCCGCTCGTGGTCGATTTCAAGTCCGGCCCCAGTTGGGGAGACATGGCGTAG
- a CDS encoding MFS transporter: MKRRALSLLSLGHLTVDVTGGALVAMLPYLQGKFALSYLLLAAVSTIYQVTSSITQPIFGVISDRGAKRFLIPLGVLLAAGGFAVLGLAPTYPLVLGAVAITGIGSAIFHPEATKSARFVSGTKRATGMSFFTIGGNIGVALGPLVVTAIVVSVGPQGTWIYLIPGIIVTIITAFIAPAIQSAETAHFAASPKGRTRSRRGAMTMLVTVVALRSIIYSGILIFVPLYAVHVLNHPASSTGPLLFAVLGAGAASTILGGAIADKVGNKSTMLASLACVPVLLAFYIISPGAAGVVALALAGACIISTTSISVVMAQDFMPSRLALAASLVIGFTSGVGGLAVAGLGRLADMSGLLTVLWVLVGISVAGTLATAMLPGESEGRSARSGETRALPDMAKPA; the protein is encoded by the coding sequence GTGAAGCGGCGTGCGCTCTCGCTCCTGAGTCTCGGCCACCTCACCGTCGACGTCACCGGCGGCGCGCTCGTCGCCATGCTTCCATATCTGCAGGGCAAATTCGCGTTGTCGTACTTGCTGCTCGCGGCGGTCTCCACCATATACCAGGTGACGTCTTCCATCACCCAACCGATATTCGGCGTGATCTCCGATCGCGGGGCGAAGCGTTTTCTGATTCCCCTCGGCGTGCTGCTCGCGGCGGGCGGTTTCGCCGTGCTCGGGCTTGCGCCGACCTACCCACTGGTGCTCGGCGCCGTCGCGATCACCGGCATCGGTTCGGCCATCTTCCATCCAGAAGCCACGAAATCTGCCCGCTTCGTCTCGGGCACCAAACGCGCCACCGGCATGTCGTTCTTCACGATCGGCGGCAACATCGGCGTTGCGCTCGGACCGCTGGTCGTTACGGCGATCGTCGTCTCCGTCGGCCCGCAGGGCACATGGATATACCTCATCCCCGGCATCATCGTCACCATCATCACGGCATTCATCGCGCCGGCCATCCAAAGCGCGGAGACCGCGCACTTCGCCGCCTCACCCAAAGGCCGAACGCGTTCGCGCCGCGGAGCCATGACGATGTTGGTAACGGTCGTCGCGTTGCGGTCGATCATCTATAGCGGCATCCTCATCTTCGTGCCGCTCTACGCAGTGCACGTGCTGAATCATCCTGCATCGTCCACCGGCCCGCTGTTGTTCGCGGTATTGGGCGCGGGAGCAGCGAGCACGATTCTCGGCGGCGCGATCGCCGATAAAGTTGGCAACAAGAGCACGATGCTCGCGAGCCTCGCATGCGTTCCCGTGCTCCTCGCGTTCTACATCATCTCTCCGGGTGCGGCCGGCGTGGTCGCGCTCGCGCTCGCCGGCGCCTGCATCATATCCACGACGTCGATCAGCGTGGTGATGGCGCAGGACTTCATGCCGAGCAGGCTCGCGCTTGCGGCATCGCTCGTCATCGGATTCACGTCGGGCGTCGGCGGCTTGGCCGTGGCGGGATTGGGCCGCCTTGCCGATATGTCGGGATTGCTAACGGTCCTGTGGGTGCTCGTCGGCATCTCGGTCGCCGGCACGTTGGCCACCGCGATGCTGCCGGGTGAAAGCGAAGGACGCTCCGCGCGAAGCGGGGAAACGCGCGCGCTCCCGGATATGGCCAAACCCGCATGA
- a CDS encoding DUF2064 domain-containing protein: MSIGKRQAVLAVIAEHPDRRPASVLSSRIGKVDDARLARAIIEDIAERFGRAEAACSLLWCVPPQDAADFAEVAGGAGEIAGVPGSDTGARWNGGAQAAFDRGFTHVALMGLDAPHVPNDVVYSALGQVDQYGLAFGAGDRGTIYLAAINAPTDLFAEVDFAGGDAATDLLVAASKRGLSCAPLVGNFSVRDAADLGKLAAYFGRHKVVESTRTQIVVGEILAGHTLATSEGLADHKGRPHSEESTSHSEGPHTDIPK; encoded by the coding sequence TTGAGCATCGGAAAACGGCAGGCGGTGCTTGCGGTGATCGCCGAGCATCCCGACCGGCGGCCGGCGTCTGTTCTCTCATCGCGGATCGGAAAGGTCGACGACGCGCGCCTCGCCCGCGCCATCATTGAGGACATCGCCGAGCGTTTTGGACGAGCCGAAGCAGCCTGTTCGCTCCTGTGGTGTGTGCCGCCTCAAGACGCCGCGGATTTCGCCGAAGTGGCGGGCGGCGCAGGCGAGATCGCCGGCGTGCCCGGATCCGACACCGGCGCGCGCTGGAACGGCGGCGCGCAAGCCGCGTTCGATCGCGGGTTCACGCACGTCGCATTGATGGGCCTCGATGCCCCGCACGTGCCGAATGATGTCGTGTACTCCGCGCTCGGACAAGTGGATCAATACGGTCTTGCGTTCGGCGCCGGCGACCGCGGCACGATCTACCTCGCCGCGATCAACGCACCCACGGATCTTTTTGCTGAAGTCGATTTTGCCGGTGGCGACGCAGCCACCGATCTACTCGTCGCCGCGAGCAAACGCGGGTTATCGTGCGCGCCGCTCGTCGGGAATTTCTCCGTGCGCGATGCCGCGGATCTAGGAAAGCTCGCGGCGTACTTCGGCCGCCACAAAGTCGTCGAGTCGACGCGAACGCAAATTGTCGTCGGGGAGATACTCGCCGGCCATACGCTCGCTACGAGCGAAGGGTTGGCCGACCATAAAGGTCGGCCCCACAGTGAAGAGTCGACCAGCCACAGTGAAGGGCCCCACACGGATATTCCCAAGTGA
- a CDS encoding CPBP family intramembrane glutamic endopeptidase — translation MVGFSPAFELRPSTLALFAMLAVVLVAIPVFALLRARADDPDRAHERSAKHARYARTLLVLWGITALALYALRLYGLGPADVGLRTPNEPWEYCAGLIVPAMFAFLNIGRGSVDRDYLRRVGRVIPIDSSDWIWFVPLSATAGICEEFLYRGYALTQIAALTGSLGAGFVLSSAAFGLAHVYQGRMGVIGTMITGALYAGVFLLTGSIVPCMIGHFVQDIVGGLALSRQIRAVSSGPTNTH, via the coding sequence ATGGTCGGCTTTTCGCCCGCATTTGAGTTGCGGCCTTCGACGCTCGCACTGTTCGCGATGCTCGCTGTGGTGCTCGTCGCAATCCCGGTGTTCGCGCTCCTGCGTGCGCGGGCGGATGATCCGGACCGGGCACATGAGCGGAGTGCTAAACACGCGCGATACGCACGCACTCTGCTCGTGCTGTGGGGAATCACCGCGCTGGCTTTATATGCACTTCGACTGTACGGACTTGGTCCAGCCGATGTCGGGCTCCGCACTCCCAACGAACCTTGGGAATACTGCGCCGGGCTAATAGTGCCGGCGATGTTCGCGTTCCTGAACATCGGACGCGGAAGTGTCGATCGCGATTATCTGCGCCGGGTGGGCCGGGTGATTCCGATCGACTCGTCCGATTGGATTTGGTTCGTGCCACTATCCGCGACCGCTGGCATCTGCGAGGAGTTCCTCTATCGCGGGTACGCGCTGACCCAGATCGCCGCGTTGACCGGCAGCCTCGGCGCAGGTTTCGTCTTGTCGAGCGCCGCGTTTGGGCTGGCCCACGTGTATCAAGGCAGAATGGGCGTCATCGGCACAATGATCACGGGCGCGCTCTACGCCGGCGTTTTCTTGCTCACAGGCTCGATCGTGCCGTGCATGATCGGACATTTCGTACAGGACATCGTCGGCGGGCTCGCGTTGTCGCGGCAAATTCGCGCGGTCTCCTCTGGTCCGACAAACACGCATTAG
- a CDS encoding ferredoxin family protein gives MTYVICQPCITVKDKSCVDVCPVDCIHGGDEDEQLYIDPSTCIDCGACVAACPVTAIYAESEVPAEWTNFTKINADYFDKK, from the coding sequence GTGACCTACGTCATCTGCCAGCCGTGCATCACCGTCAAGGACAAGTCGTGCGTCGACGTCTGTCCGGTCGATTGCATCCACGGCGGCGACGAAGACGAGCAGCTCTATATCGATCCGAGCACCTGTATCGACTGCGGCGCGTGCGTCGCCGCGTGCCCGGTAACCGCCATCTACGCCGAGAGCGAAGTGCCGGCCGAGTGGACGAACTTCACGAAGATCAACGCCGACTACTTCGACAAGAAATAA